In a genomic window of Sinorhizobium meliloti:
- a CDS encoding 2-hydroxyacid dehydrogenase, protein MTMLRDITILQAAELPEKTDLELKETFNTVRLPKDASAIGPFLSEYGARVRGIAVRHAHIDAAMLDRLPALEIISSYSAGLDGIDVETAHARGVVVRNTSKILAEDVADLALALSISATRGLMRGHDFVREGKWGESAFPLGRSLRSMKTGIVGLGHIGSAVAARLSVMGAPTAYYGPRRKPVDLPYFDGIEALAAWADLLIVTCPATPETIGLVDGAVLASLGPEGYLVNVSRGTIVDEQALITALAGNGIAGAALDVFEKEPFVPEALRADPRVVLSPHMGSGTRETRQQMGDSMVAALVEHFESRHA, encoded by the coding sequence ATGACGATGCTTAGGGACATCACCATCCTTCAGGCCGCCGAACTGCCGGAAAAGACCGATCTGGAACTGAAGGAAACCTTCAATACCGTCCGGCTGCCGAAGGATGCCTCGGCGATAGGGCCGTTTCTTTCCGAATACGGAGCGCGGGTTCGCGGCATCGCCGTCAGGCACGCCCATATCGATGCGGCCATGCTCGACCGCCTGCCGGCGCTGGAGATCATCTCCAGCTACAGTGCCGGTCTCGACGGCATTGATGTCGAGACCGCGCATGCCCGTGGCGTCGTCGTCCGCAATACCTCGAAGATCCTTGCCGAGGATGTCGCCGATCTTGCGCTTGCACTAAGCATTTCGGCCACGCGCGGCCTCATGCGCGGCCACGATTTCGTGCGCGAGGGCAAGTGGGGCGAGAGCGCCTTCCCGCTCGGCCGCTCGCTGAGATCGATGAAGACGGGGATCGTCGGGCTTGGACATATCGGCTCGGCGGTCGCCGCCCGGCTGAGCGTGATGGGAGCGCCGACCGCCTATTACGGCCCGAGACGAAAGCCTGTCGATCTTCCCTATTTCGACGGCATCGAGGCTCTCGCGGCCTGGGCCGATCTTCTGATCGTCACCTGTCCCGCCACTCCCGAGACGATCGGCCTCGTCGACGGCGCCGTGCTCGCGAGCCTCGGCCCGGAAGGCTATCTGGTAAACGTCTCGCGCGGCACGATCGTCGACGAACAGGCGCTCATCACGGCGCTCGCCGGAAACGGGATCGCCGGCGCGGCACTCGACGTCTTCGAGAAGGAGCCCTTCGTCCCGGAAGCGCTCCGCGCCGATCCGCGCGTCGTCCTCTCGCCGCACATGGGCAGCGGTACGCGCGAGACGCGGCAGCAGATGGGCGACAGCATGGTTGCCGCATTGGTGGAGCATTTCGAGAGCCGCCACGCGTGA
- a CDS encoding dihydrodipicolinate synthase family protein, which yields MEEVLMQTRLDARDYAASVVAVPPIALNADLTVNADANVAIIRHIEAGGVRILLYGGNANLYHFGLDDYRAGMEAVIAGAAPQTALVTSIGPDFGKALAQVPIARDLGFKNVMLLPTQFPADSVGVANGVRRLAAVLGHGLVLYLKRENYVDPDELARLVSEGAVDFVKYAVERADPAQDAYLDAVMAAIGKDRMASGMGETPIHDHLGRRAMTTYTSGAVCIAPSAAMELLTLYKAGRGAEALELSRPFLEFERVRTDLGGLQVLHDGMRLAGIADTGPLMPMISNLSAAKLGPVGVAVERLKAAEAACMGRSGKAAATASA from the coding sequence ATGGAGGAGGTTCTCATGCAAACTCGACTTGACGCCCGTGATTACGCAGCTTCCGTGGTGGCGGTCCCGCCCATCGCGTTGAATGCGGACCTGACGGTGAACGCCGACGCCAACGTGGCGATCATTCGCCATATCGAGGCAGGCGGGGTGCGTATTCTCCTCTATGGCGGAAATGCCAACCTTTATCATTTCGGCCTGGACGACTATCGCGCGGGCATGGAGGCGGTGATTGCGGGCGCTGCACCGCAGACCGCTCTCGTCACGTCGATCGGTCCGGACTTCGGCAAGGCCCTGGCGCAGGTGCCGATCGCCCGCGATCTGGGTTTCAAGAACGTGATGCTGCTCCCGACGCAGTTTCCGGCAGATTCCGTCGGTGTCGCCAATGGCGTGCGCCGCCTCGCGGCGGTCCTTGGCCATGGCCTGGTGCTCTATCTGAAGCGGGAGAATTATGTCGATCCGGACGAGCTTGCCCGCCTCGTCTCCGAAGGCGCGGTCGATTTCGTCAAATATGCGGTGGAGCGGGCCGATCCGGCGCAGGACGCCTATCTCGACGCCGTCATGGCGGCGATCGGGAAAGACCGGATGGCGAGTGGCATGGGCGAAACGCCGATCCACGACCATCTCGGCCGCCGCGCAATGACGACCTATACTTCGGGCGCGGTCTGCATTGCCCCTTCGGCCGCGATGGAACTCCTTACGCTCTACAAGGCCGGGCGCGGAGCCGAGGCATTGGAGCTCAGCCGGCCGTTTCTGGAGTTCGAGAGAGTTCGCACAGACCTTGGCGGTTTGCAGGTGCTTCATGACGGCATGCGGCTGGCGGGGATCGCCGACACGGGCCCGCTGATGCCGATGATCTCCAATCTGAGCGCTGCGAAGCTTGGCCCCGTCGGTGTAGCGGTTGAGCGCTTGAAGGCGGCTGAAGCCGCCTGCATGGGGCGCTCCGGAAAGGCAGCCGCGACCGCTTCAGCCTGA
- a CDS encoding GntR family transcriptional regulator codes for MISEAPAAKHRSGLDRTRQIAPQIVEYLRERILALDLAPGTALSRVELQKQFGLSQTPVRDALMRLEEEGLVTVYPQYATLVSKIDINLARQTHLMRRAVEQEAVFNLAEKPGRRQIADRLRAANTRLKALASKEHAEFLAADRAFHFIIFEEAGLEHIWPIIRRHSGHIDRLRRLNLVNVGTKRVVDTHDMIIESIEKGAPVEAAQAMKTHLSGTLSMIDDIAARYPDYIELG; via the coding sequence TTGATATCGGAAGCTCCGGCTGCCAAGCACCGCAGCGGCCTTGACCGCACCCGGCAGATCGCGCCGCAAATCGTGGAATATCTGCGCGAGAGGATCCTCGCACTCGACCTTGCCCCCGGTACGGCGCTCTCGCGCGTCGAGTTGCAGAAACAGTTCGGTCTCAGCCAGACGCCGGTGCGTGACGCGCTGATGCGCCTGGAGGAGGAAGGCCTCGTCACCGTCTATCCGCAATATGCGACGCTGGTGTCGAAAATCGATATCAATCTGGCACGCCAGACCCACCTCATGCGCCGCGCCGTCGAGCAGGAAGCCGTCTTCAATCTGGCGGAAAAGCCCGGCAGGCGGCAGATCGCAGACCGGCTGCGAGCGGCGAACACCAGGCTGAAAGCCCTCGCCTCCAAGGAACATGCGGAGTTTCTGGCGGCCGACCGTGCGTTCCACTTCATCATCTTCGAGGAAGCGGGGCTGGAGCATATCTGGCCGATCATCCGCCGCCACAGCGGCCATATCGATCGTCTGCGGCGTCTCAATCTCGTTAATGTCGGCACCAAACGTGTGGTGGACACGCACGACATGATCATCGAAAGCATCGAAAAGGGTGCGCCGGTCGAGGCAGCGCAGGCGATGAAGACCCACCTCTCCGGCACGTTGTCGATGATCGACGACATCGCGGCGCGTTATCCGGACTACATAGAACTCGGCTAA
- a CDS encoding ABC transporter permease produces the protein MSATAMTTSADTPETKVSRFQILRLVSRDWLALAAVIFLLVVVACAVFGPWLMGDLIDKPNFRARNMAPFSLSQGWTYVLGADTLGRSLLARLVVGAQNTIGIAFFAVLCSVVIGGMLGLIAGYSRGAAGTMIMRGADIVMSFPSLLLALIVLFSLGPSVTNLILVLAITRVPIYLRTTRAEVLEVRERMFVSAAVALGANHTRILFRHIAPIVLPTLVTIGAIDFATVVLAESSLSFLGLGIQAPEFTWGAMVATGRGYLSTAWWIAFWPGLAILLTTLSLNILSSWWRTYADPQQRWRIELARSKKGIPEKRK, from the coding sequence ATGAGTGCGACGGCCATGACGACTTCCGCCGATACCCCCGAGACGAAAGTCTCGCGTTTTCAGATACTGCGTCTCGTCAGCCGGGACTGGCTTGCGCTCGCCGCCGTGATCTTCCTGCTGGTCGTGGTCGCATGCGCCGTTTTCGGTCCGTGGCTGATGGGCGACCTCATCGACAAACCGAATTTCCGCGCACGAAACATGGCGCCGTTCAGCCTGTCTCAAGGTTGGACCTATGTGCTCGGCGCCGACACGCTCGGCCGCAGCCTGCTCGCGCGCCTCGTGGTGGGTGCGCAGAACACGATCGGCATTGCGTTTTTTGCGGTGCTCTGCTCGGTCGTCATCGGCGGCATGCTCGGCTTGATTGCCGGCTATTCGCGAGGCGCCGCCGGCACGATGATCATGCGCGGTGCTGACATCGTGATGAGCTTTCCTTCGCTGCTGCTGGCGCTGATCGTCCTCTTCAGCCTGGGCCCTTCCGTCACCAACCTCATCCTGGTGCTGGCGATCACCCGCGTGCCGATCTATCTGCGCACCACGCGTGCGGAAGTGCTCGAGGTGAGAGAGCGGATGTTCGTCAGCGCCGCCGTCGCGCTCGGCGCCAACCACACGCGCATCCTTTTCCGTCACATCGCCCCGATCGTGCTGCCGACGCTGGTCACGATCGGAGCCATCGACTTCGCGACCGTCGTTCTCGCCGAGTCGTCGCTGAGCTTCCTCGGCCTCGGCATCCAGGCGCCTGAATTCACCTGGGGGGCCATGGTCGCGACCGGCCGCGGCTATCTCTCGACCGCCTGGTGGATCGCCTTCTGGCCGGGGCTGGCGATCCTTTTGACGACGCTTTCGCTCAATATCCTGTCGAGCTGGTGGCGCACCTATGCCGATCCGCAGCAGCGGTGGCGGATCGAACTCGCCCGCTCGAAGAAGGGCATTCCGGAGAAACGCAAATGA
- a CDS encoding ribonuclease activity regulator RraA, with product MTTYVLSDETRRKFEGVSCATLCTALFKRGLRNQFIQDVRPVSPKAKNMVGQAFTLRYIPAREDLNQLSVFQNPEHPQRAAVEKCPPGFVMVMDSRKDPRAASAGSILVSRLMVRGVAGVVTDGGFRDSPEIGELDIPAYHSRPSAPTNLTLHQALDINVPIGCGDVAVWPGDVVVGDREGVVIVPAHLADEIAAEAVEMTAFEDFVTEEVLKGRSIIGLYPATKDETKTEFAAWRRAKGR from the coding sequence ATGACCACCTATGTTCTGTCCGACGAGACACGCAGGAAATTCGAAGGCGTAAGCTGCGCCACTTTATGCACCGCCCTCTTCAAGCGCGGCCTGCGCAACCAGTTCATCCAGGACGTTCGTCCGGTCTCGCCGAAGGCGAAGAACATGGTCGGCCAGGCCTTTACCCTTCGATACATCCCGGCCCGCGAAGACCTGAACCAGCTTTCCGTCTTTCAAAATCCCGAACACCCGCAACGCGCGGCCGTGGAGAAGTGCCCACCCGGTTTCGTCATGGTGATGGATAGCCGGAAGGATCCGCGGGCGGCTTCCGCGGGCTCGATCCTGGTTTCGCGGCTGATGGTGCGCGGCGTCGCGGGTGTCGTCACCGACGGCGGCTTCCGGGACAGCCCGGAAATCGGCGAACTCGACATCCCCGCCTATCACAGCCGTCCTTCCGCGCCGACGAACCTGACGCTGCACCAGGCGCTCGACATCAACGTTCCGATCGGCTGCGGCGACGTCGCCGTCTGGCCGGGAGACGTCGTCGTCGGGGATCGCGAAGGCGTGGTCATCGTCCCCGCCCATCTCGCCGATGAGATCGCCGCCGAAGCCGTCGAGATGACGGCCTTCGAAGACTTCGTCACCGAGGAGGTCCTGAAGGGCCGCTCCATCATCGGCCTCTATCCCGCCACCAAGGATGAGACGAAGACGGAATTTGCCGCCTGGCGCCGGGCCAAGGGACGCTAG
- a CDS encoding ABC transporter substrate-binding protein, producing MTIRYCTRAVALLTATLFSGVAMAAEGEVKIVLPEQPANLDPCRSIRSDIGRIINSNITETLTVIDTEKGTVGPWLAEKWEQVDDLTWRVHLKSGVKFQDGAAFDAEAVVKSINRLMNPDLTCDSRSKFGDVKLTPKAIDAQTVEISSDSPVPIMPTLLGTVQIVSPNMPFDKESNDPVGTGPYVVESKSNEQIVLKRHDAYWGAKPDVTRATYVWRSESAIRAAMVESGEADMTPSIAVQDATNAESDFAYLNSETTRMRIDAQIPPLDDVRIRKALNMAIDWDGMGEALFGKDVLRASQMVVPGVRGHNPDIKPWTYNPEEAMKLVEQAKAEGAPVDKEIVLIGRNGFFPNSAESLEAMRSMWQEIGLNVSIRQLEAADWVRYLDKPFPEGRGPTLFQQQHDNNTGDAGFTAPVMYLSEGQYSTIADPDLDVVLKKAMAATGDEREKLFQEVFAKVHDEIVADVPMYHMIGYVRVGSRLDWKPDLKTNSEIALSEIHFKD from the coding sequence ATGACCATCCGCTATTGTACCCGCGCCGTGGCGCTCTTGACCGCGACGCTCTTTTCGGGCGTCGCGATGGCGGCCGAAGGCGAGGTGAAGATCGTGTTGCCGGAGCAGCCGGCCAATCTCGATCCCTGTCGCTCCATCAGGTCGGATATCGGCCGCATCATCAATTCAAACATTACCGAGACCCTGACTGTCATCGACACGGAGAAGGGCACCGTCGGCCCCTGGCTAGCGGAAAAATGGGAGCAGGTGGACGACCTGACCTGGCGTGTGCATCTCAAGAGCGGCGTCAAGTTTCAGGACGGCGCGGCATTCGACGCCGAAGCGGTGGTCAAGTCCATCAATCGCCTGATGAACCCCGACCTCACCTGCGACAGCCGCTCGAAATTCGGCGACGTCAAACTGACGCCGAAGGCGATCGATGCGCAGACGGTGGAGATCTCCTCCGACAGCCCGGTGCCGATCATGCCGACGCTGCTCGGCACCGTGCAGATCGTCTCCCCCAACATGCCGTTCGACAAGGAAAGCAACGATCCCGTGGGCACGGGACCCTATGTCGTCGAAAGCAAGTCCAACGAGCAGATCGTCCTGAAGCGTCACGATGCCTACTGGGGCGCCAAGCCGGACGTCACGCGCGCGACCTATGTCTGGCGCAGCGAGTCGGCCATCCGGGCGGCCATGGTCGAATCCGGCGAAGCGGACATGACCCCATCCATCGCCGTGCAGGACGCGACCAATGCCGAGTCGGACTTTGCCTATCTGAACTCAGAGACGACGCGCATGCGCATCGATGCGCAGATTCCGCCGCTCGACGATGTCCGCATCCGCAAGGCGCTCAACATGGCCATCGATTGGGACGGCATGGGCGAAGCGCTGTTCGGCAAGGACGTTCTGCGGGCTTCGCAAATGGTCGTCCCGGGCGTTCGCGGTCATAACCCCGATATCAAGCCATGGACCTACAATCCCGAAGAGGCGATGAAGCTGGTCGAGCAAGCCAAGGCCGAGGGTGCTCCGGTCGACAAGGAGATCGTGCTGATCGGGCGCAACGGTTTCTTCCCGAACTCGGCCGAAAGCCTCGAAGCGATGCGGTCCATGTGGCAGGAAATCGGGCTCAACGTCTCCATACGCCAGCTCGAAGCGGCCGACTGGGTGCGCTATCTCGACAAGCCCTTCCCGGAGGGACGGGGGCCGACGCTCTTCCAGCAGCAGCACGACAACAACACGGGCGACGCCGGGTTTACCGCTCCGGTCATGTATCTGAGCGAGGGACAATATTCGACGATCGCCGATCCCGACCTCGACGTCGTGCTGAAAAAGGCGATGGCTGCGACCGGCGACGAGCGTGAAAAGCTGTTTCAGGAGGTCTTCGCGAAGGTGCACGACGAGATCGTCGCAGACGTGCCGATGTACCACATGATCGGCTATGTCCGCGTCGGCTCGCGCCTCGACTGGAAGCCGGACCTCAAGACGAACAGCGAAATCGCGCTCTCCGAGATCCATTTCAAGGACTGA
- a CDS encoding ABC transporter ATP-binding protein codes for MTGPHLLEVKDLTVDFLSLGGAFRATSGVSFHVDAGETLVILGESGSGKSVSASAIMGLIDTPPGDICAGSVAYRGRDLSSFSEGERRDLNGRRIAMIFQDPLSHLNPVYTIGWQLEEVFSVHGVATGAEARQRAVDILRRVGIPEPEKRIDQYPHQFSGGQRQRIMIGMAIALRPEILIADEPTTALDVSVQAQILELLKKLQAEEGLAIIMITHDLEVAANMADRVIVMKAGRIVEEGEARAVFENPAHSYTRTLINALPHADDGAKARPPRPAGKPILEVKNIDKFYTLSSGFFAKPARLHAVKNLSFDVAAGETIGIVGESGSGKSTVARVLLGLNEASGGQALFHGRDVLKMDRKQLLAFRRKVQMVFQDPYSSMNPRMTVFDIVSEPWRIHKDILEKARWRDRVTELLGLVGLNPEHAKRYPHQFSGGQRQRIAIARALACDPELVVCDEAVSALDVSVQVQVIDLLAELRDRLGLAYIFITHDLPIVRHFADRIIVMKSGEIVEHATTEEIFRNPQHAYTRQLINATPKPKWQTAADAA; via the coding sequence ATGACCGGCCCACACCTCCTCGAGGTCAAGGATCTGACCGTGGATTTCCTGTCGCTTGGAGGTGCCTTCCGTGCGACGAGCGGGGTCAGCTTTCATGTCGACGCCGGCGAGACGCTGGTGATCCTGGGCGAGTCCGGCTCCGGCAAGTCGGTCAGCGCGAGTGCGATCATGGGGCTCATCGACACGCCTCCGGGCGATATCTGCGCGGGTTCGGTCGCCTATCGCGGGCGCGATCTCTCCTCGTTTTCGGAGGGTGAGCGGCGGGACCTCAACGGCCGGAGGATCGCGATGATCTTCCAGGACCCGCTCTCCCATCTGAACCCCGTCTATACGATCGGCTGGCAGCTGGAGGAGGTGTTCAGTGTCCACGGCGTTGCGACCGGTGCCGAGGCTCGGCAAAGGGCGGTCGACATATTGAGGCGCGTGGGCATCCCGGAGCCGGAGAAGCGCATCGACCAGTATCCGCACCAGTTTTCCGGCGGCCAGCGCCAGCGCATCATGATCGGCATGGCGATCGCGCTCAGGCCGGAAATCCTGATTGCCGACGAGCCGACGACGGCACTCGACGTGAGCGTGCAGGCGCAGATCCTCGAGCTTCTGAAGAAGCTGCAGGCCGAAGAGGGCCTTGCCATCATCATGATCACCCATGACCTCGAGGTCGCCGCCAATATGGCCGACCGGGTGATCGTCATGAAGGCCGGCCGCATCGTGGAGGAGGGCGAAGCCCGCGCCGTCTTCGAAAATCCCGCCCACAGCTACACGCGGACGCTGATCAATGCCCTCCCGCATGCCGACGATGGAGCGAAGGCGAGGCCGCCGCGGCCGGCCGGGAAACCGATCCTGGAAGTGAAGAACATCGACAAGTTCTACACGCTCTCGTCCGGGTTTTTTGCGAAGCCGGCGCGCTTGCATGCAGTCAAGAACCTGAGCTTCGACGTCGCAGCCGGCGAGACGATCGGGATCGTCGGCGAGAGCGGCTCCGGCAAATCGACCGTCGCGCGCGTGCTTCTGGGCCTGAACGAGGCTTCCGGCGGCCAGGCGCTGTTTCACGGACGCGACGTGCTGAAGATGGACCGCAAGCAACTGCTGGCCTTCCGCCGGAAGGTGCAGATGGTGTTCCAGGACCCCTACAGTTCGATGAACCCGCGCATGACGGTGTTCGACATCGTCTCGGAACCGTGGCGCATCCACAAGGACATTCTGGAGAAGGCGCGCTGGCGCGACCGGGTCACCGAATTGCTGGGGCTCGTCGGCTTAAACCCAGAGCACGCCAAACGCTATCCGCACCAGTTCTCAGGGGGCCAGCGGCAGCGCATCGCCATTGCCCGAGCGCTTGCCTGCGATCCGGAGCTCGTCGTCTGCGACGAAGCCGTCTCGGCGCTCGACGTCTCGGTGCAGGTGCAGGTCATCGACCTTCTGGCGGAATTGCGTGACCGGCTGGGCCTTGCCTACATCTTCATAACCCATGATCTGCCGATCGTTCGTCACTTTGCCGATCGCATCATCGTCATGAAGAGCGGCGAGATCGTCGAGCACGCGACGACGGAAGAGATCTTCCGCAACCCGCAACATGCCTATACGCGCCAGCTCATCAATGCGACTCCGAAGCCGAAGTGGCAGACAGCCGCCGACGCGGCATGA
- a CDS encoding FadR/GntR family transcriptional regulator, whose product MPAKSPILESLAETRPSSYADQVYGRILHDILNGIFQPGARLPTENELAERFGVSRPVVREALARLRVDGLVEARRGSGTYVLSRPSQHLPNLADLEDISRFLRYQELRFYVEGQAAALAAERRTEKQLAAILEAHEAFAHEVGRGAFLPESDRRFHLAICEGTGNEFFAKALEGSEVSLTSFMNVSLALTRSGSQARARRVIAEHAEIVEAIRTKDAVWARVAMETHIIKARRRMTDGTIDS is encoded by the coding sequence GTGCCCGCGAAGTCGCCCATCCTCGAAAGCCTAGCCGAAACCCGCCCGTCGAGCTATGCCGATCAGGTCTACGGGCGCATCCTGCACGACATATTGAACGGCATCTTTCAACCGGGCGCGCGGCTGCCGACGGAGAACGAACTTGCCGAACGCTTCGGCGTCTCGCGCCCGGTCGTCCGCGAGGCGCTTGCGCGCCTGCGGGTCGACGGCCTCGTGGAAGCGCGGCGTGGCAGCGGCACCTATGTCTTGAGCAGGCCCTCGCAACATCTGCCGAACCTGGCCGACCTGGAGGACATTTCGCGTTTCCTGCGCTATCAGGAGCTTCGCTTCTACGTGGAAGGCCAAGCGGCAGCACTGGCAGCGGAGCGGCGCACGGAAAAGCAGCTTGCCGCCATCCTCGAAGCCCATGAGGCCTTCGCCCATGAGGTCGGCCGCGGGGCTTTCCTTCCCGAAAGCGACCGGCGTTTCCATCTTGCGATCTGCGAGGGAACAGGAAACGAGTTTTTCGCCAAGGCGCTGGAAGGTTCGGAGGTTTCGCTGACCAGCTTCATGAATGTCTCGCTTGCTCTCACCCGGTCCGGATCGCAGGCACGCGCCCGTCGGGTCATTGCCGAACATGCCGAGATCGTCGAAGCGATCCGCACGAAAGATGCCGTATGGGCACGGGTGGCGATGGAAACGCACATCATCAAGGCGCGCCGAAGGATGACGGACGGAACGATCGACTCCTGA
- a CDS encoding ABC transporter permease encodes MFAFILRRAGQSLIAVIGLLVLVFFLSRLTGDPAYLYLPLDSSEAQRQAFSEAHGFNDPLVVQFGRYLVDLARFDFGDALSRNRPAMEVALEAFPQTLKLAVIAIVLSLCLAVVVGSLAAARPNSLFDKIASTASLAGASAPDFWVAIVAILVFSVGLGLLPTSGTGTALHWIMPIFVLTLRPFGLLVQVVRGTMMGALASPYVKTARAKGVNRSRIVFRHALRNSLLPVITVAGDLAASLVNGAVVVETIFGWPGIGKLMIDAIVRRDFALIQATVLVTAIAIFVLNIAIDLVYARLDPRIRFETR; translated from the coding sequence GTGTTCGCTTTCATTCTCAGACGCGCCGGCCAGAGCCTGATCGCGGTGATCGGACTTCTGGTGCTCGTCTTCTTCCTCTCGAGGCTTACCGGCGATCCGGCCTATCTCTATCTGCCGCTCGATTCTTCCGAAGCGCAGCGTCAGGCCTTCTCGGAAGCGCACGGCTTCAACGATCCCCTGGTCGTGCAATTCGGCCGTTACCTGGTCGATCTCGCGCGCTTCGATTTCGGGGACGCGCTGAGCCGCAACCGGCCGGCCATGGAAGTAGCGCTCGAGGCCTTTCCGCAAACGCTGAAGCTCGCCGTGATCGCGATCGTTCTTTCTCTCTGTCTCGCCGTCGTCGTCGGGTCGCTTGCCGCGGCGCGCCCGAACAGCCTGTTCGACAAGATCGCGAGCACCGCGTCGCTGGCGGGCGCCAGCGCCCCGGATTTCTGGGTTGCGATCGTGGCGATCCTTGTCTTCTCCGTCGGACTGGGCCTGCTTCCGACCTCCGGGACGGGAACGGCGCTGCATTGGATCATGCCGATCTTCGTGCTGACCCTCAGACCCTTCGGCCTGCTGGTCCAGGTCGTTCGCGGCACGATGATGGGTGCGCTTGCCTCGCCCTATGTGAAGACCGCGCGGGCCAAGGGCGTGAACCGGTCCCGGATCGTCTTCCGGCACGCCCTGCGCAACTCGCTCCTCCCGGTCATCACCGTCGCCGGCGACCTCGCCGCAAGCCTCGTCAACGGCGCCGTCGTCGTGGAAACCATCTTCGGCTGGCCGGGGATCGGCAAGCTCATGATCGACGCGATCGTACGGCGCGACTTCGCGCTCATCCAGGCGACGGTGCTGGTGACGGCGATTGCCATCTTCGTCCTGAACATCGCGATAGACCTCGTCTATGCGCGGCTCGATCCACGCATAAGGTTTGAAACGAGATGA
- a CDS encoding DMT family transporter, which produces MKKIALPAAVAGALLMGANSLVAAMDGVIVRFVAGEVHPIGIVFFRNLASLIALYLMLCRRGFPLGIAQFSGRSMHFSVHAIRAVVKLLALVAAFIAVTEIPLASATAIAFTMPLFVALGSVLFLGERFSVARVLSLVAGFAGILIVVRPGAATFQSGAAWALGSAVGLAIVALLMKVSAEREDPLSIAWLNLLVTVPVAFVMALPYWQTPSLFSLALMALQGIGGLFAQLSFARAMKLADASLLVIVDFIRLPIALVLGLVLFGEPIRLEVVIGGAIILGAIALLFHREGRRRG; this is translated from the coding sequence ATGAAGAAGATCGCCCTGCCTGCGGCCGTCGCCGGAGCCCTGCTGATGGGGGCAAATTCCCTGGTCGCGGCGATGGACGGCGTCATCGTGCGCTTCGTGGCCGGGGAGGTCCACCCGATCGGCATCGTCTTCTTCCGTAACCTTGCCAGCCTGATCGCGCTCTATCTGATGCTGTGCCGCCGCGGATTTCCGCTCGGCATCGCGCAATTCAGCGGCCGGTCGATGCATTTCTCCGTCCATGCGATCAGGGCCGTCGTCAAGCTTCTGGCGCTCGTCGCGGCCTTCATTGCCGTCACCGAGATACCTTTGGCCTCCGCGACCGCGATCGCCTTCACCATGCCCCTCTTCGTTGCGCTCGGGTCGGTACTTTTCCTCGGGGAGCGGTTCTCGGTCGCCCGGGTCCTCAGCCTCGTTGCCGGCTTCGCCGGCATTCTGATCGTCGTCAGGCCGGGCGCCGCAACCTTCCAGTCAGGCGCGGCCTGGGCGCTGGGGTCGGCGGTCGGTCTCGCCATCGTCGCGCTGTTGATGAAGGTTTCGGCCGAGCGCGAGGACCCGCTCAGCATCGCCTGGCTGAACCTGCTCGTGACGGTGCCCGTGGCTTTCGTCATGGCTCTGCCCTACTGGCAGACGCCTTCGCTGTTCAGCCTCGCCCTCATGGCGCTGCAGGGTATCGGCGGCCTTTTCGCCCAGCTCTCCTTCGCGAGGGCAATGAAGCTCGCCGACGCTTCGCTGCTGGTTATCGTGGACTTCATCCGGCTGCCGATCGCCCTCGTTCTTGGCCTGGTGCTTTTCGGCGAGCCGATCCGGCTGGAGGTCGTGATCGGCGGAGCGATCATCCTTGGGGCGATCGCCTTGCTCTTTCACCGCGAGGGGAGGAGGCGAGGATAG